The nucleotide window AGCTATCCTCTCTGCCTTTTGGAAACATGCCGACTCGCAGTCCCCCCCTCAACGTGTTGGTCTGATTTATATCGACGCCGATACCGATCTTACCTCACCTACAGACCCGAGCTCTATTGGCACTTTTGCTGGGATGAACATGGCTCATCTTGTTCGGTTACCAGGTGCACTTCCACGCATGGAGCAGTTCTCTCGCCCATCAGGCGAACCTGTCTGTGATGCTTCGAATACTGTCTTCTTCGGCACGAACATGTCTCTTCCTGGAAACAAACCAGAGCACTTCAAGTACCTTTTcgacaacaacttcaaggTCGTTAGTTCAGCGTCTGTGGCGAAAGATCCTGAGCAGCGCGCAAGAGAAACACTTGAGTTCCTGCAAGATAAAGTGGATATCATTATGGTTCATTTAGATGTTGACTCGATTGATCCTGGGACATTTCCTTTGGCGAATGTTCCCAACTTTACTGGTGTAGAGTTTGAGGATATGATGAGGGCGCTCAAAGTGCTGCTTGGAAGTGAAAAGGTTGGAGGTCTCACTGTTGCGGAGGTCAACCCTGATCATGATCCGgggctgaagatgacagaGAGATTGACTTCTCATATCGTGGAGATGTTGGCCGCAAGAAAGTGAAGGTAGAGAAATATACGATACATAAAATAATGACAATAAATATGGAAGATCGATATGTTATGCTATGTACGCTAGGCCAGTATCAGAGTGAGAGGCAAGGCACAACTTGACGCTGATAGGGCCGCATGCGCAGAGCATTCGTCACCTCGACCAAAGCCCCCAAATTCGCGCACGTCACAGCTCACTCAGTCTATCCCCGCTCTTTCATCGAAATCGCCAAGACCATTACTCACTAACAATTATCATATAAGACGAATAATCGCAATGGGCAATACGTACTCTTTATTCTTTCCTCCGAGTCCACAATTTACCGAGGAGAACCTCACCGCGCAGAATGGACGCGTCTTCATCGTTACAGGTGGTTACTCTGGCGTAGGTTTCGAATTGAGTCGTATGCTCTATCAGGCTGGCGGATCCGTTTACATCGCTGGAAGATCGCAAGAGAAAGCAGAATCAGCTATCAAACAACTCAAGGAACAATATTCCGATTCAAGCGGAAGCCTGAGCTTTCTCAAGATAGCCCTCAATGACCTGGATTCCAtaaaagcagcagcagaagattTCAAGTTGAGAGAGTCCAGGCTCGATGTCCTTTTCAACAACGCAGGAGTATCTAACCCTCCAGCTGGTTCAGTCTCAGCTCAGGGATATGAACTCAGCATGGCAACGAACGCTATTGGGCCTTGGTATTTCACGCAGCTTCTCGTACCAATCCTAAAAGAGACAGCAAAGAGCCAGCCCATAGCTTCAGTTCGAGTAATCTGGACAGCCTCCATCGTCACAGACCTCTCCGTCCCCAAGGGTGGagtcaagatggaagaagtcATCAATCCATCCAAAGACCAGCAAGTCAATTACACAAATTCAAAGACAGGAAACTGGTACCTTGCCAGCGTTCTAGCAGATCAGATTGGCTCTCATGGTGTTCTCAGCGTATGTCACAATCCAGGAAATCTTCACAGTAACCTGCTTCGCCATCTGCCGTCCATTGTTGGCTACATTGTTTCGCCGCTTCTTTATCACGCCAAGTTCGGGGCTTACACTAACTTGTGGGCTGGTATATCACCTGATCTTCAGATTGAGGATGGAGGGAGGTTTATTTTGCCTTGGGGGCGTTTCCATCCGAATCCGAGGGCTGATTTGTTAGAGAATCTCAAGTCGAAAGAGCAGGGAGGAACGGGGATTGCTGCTGAGTTTGCAGAATATTGTGATAAAGCCATTGCAGACCACCAGTAGGTGCTCTTCTGTCACTAAATGCAATGCGATTTACATCTTTACATGTCGCTTCAGCTTTGCACTATAGCTCCAGTGTCATATATTGGCATTTTTATACAAATAACGAGATATCAGGAGACAAAtattgactttgatgattATTTTGCTACTCTCTATCCCTGCGCTAACTGAGCCAGCCTTTGACTCAATCACCGCCAAGCTGGCCTTCATGATAACTTCAGGCCGGCTACCTGAGATCTACAGCTCTGGTGTATATCCAATAGCCTTGTTTAGAGCGTACACATCCCAATAAAAGGGCATGATACTCTTGATAACCCCAGCATCAAGATCAACCTGAATGACCTGGCACAGAGGGTACTTCAATTCCTCCCCAGTCTTGCGCACCTTAAGATGCAAATAACCGAGCGAGATGATGCGGTTTGAGCCCTCCTTTTCGAATATCTCAGGGTTTTGGACATCGACTTTGTCAAAGTAGTCGGCCATTGCTTTTGCCCATTGCTGGAAACCATCAGGTCCAGTGTACTCGCCAGCATAGGGTAGTCCAGATGATTGTTTGAGGCGCACTTCTTTTGAGAGATTTGCTGCTATACCGTTAAAGTCGCGTTCCTCAGGTGGCGAAGCCATGTAAATGCGCTCAGCATCGTAGAATGACTCAAGGATTGATCGTGCAGTATGAGTAGTGGTGGACGCCATCTTGGATACTGAGTAATGATGATTTTTCTGAAAGGAAATGATTGATAGACAAACAGTTGCTTGCAGAGCGCGAAAACATAGTGCGATACTGCGATCTATTTATCTGCTTAGTGAATAGAGTGCTGATAAACTGGGCCTAGGCCAGCTGTAGGATTTTTGGGTTACATGCTGCATTATCGTCGAATGGAGATGGCTCATCATTATCTCCAAGGAGGATTCTCCAGGGACTTTTGATGTAATTTCCTGAATTGGCAACTGGGGGCCGGAGTTTTCGGAGTACAAAGTTGCCGACTGCTATCAATTTTATACTGATCGGATCCAAACCTTGCCGATGCAACTATTCCCACGATGACTAGGGAGATTGAGTCTCCAAACCGTATTCTCATATAAATATGGCTTCTTCCCCGCAACCAGCCAGCCTGTCTCTTGGCAAAGCTTGACTCGGCAAGGAATGCATGAATTGAACAAACAAGGAAAAGCTCAATCGAGATGGACACAGTTAGCACGTGGAACTTGTGACTTGTGACTTTGTGGGAAAGACACGATGGCTGAATCAGACTCGGAAATCTCTTGGTCACAGCTAATCGATCTCTAACCTTGTTATTCTGGTGACGGTGCCTGGCGTGACCTCATTTTCGGGCCCAGATGAAAGAGACTGGCCAACAAGAAGGCGAATTCTCGATTCTGGGGCGATGAGACTTATTCTAGAAGGGCTAGATCCCCCAGCTCATGGACCATTTCAGTGACGTTGGAGGCAACTATGACGCAATGAGCACGAGGTTCACAGAGGGGGGACCACCCAAATTTTGCGCCTACCACCTACCTCTAGTCCCTGTCCACTCTCTAGCATCATCTTGACGAATAAACCAACCAAGACATGACATGACTTCTCATACCACGATACAATGTCGAGCTCTGCAGAGCTGCAACGCGAACGCGAGGTGCAGGGTTACTTCCAGAGCTGGCAGATAGCACAAGGTTCCTCTCTCAAGGTCGCCAGAAGTGTCGACAGCATCAGCGCGCCATCTCAGATCAATGACGCACACACGCCTCAGCCCTCTTCCGACAAAGCGCTCTCAGCCTTTGCGCAGCTCGCTGTCTTTCGTCTCAATGTGAAGCGCTGCATGGTCTCGCTCATcgattcttctcatcaatacATTCTCGCCGAAGCCACGCGAAATCTGCGATTGGGGTCACTCGAAGAAGAACCTGGTGCAAAAAAGACCGACGACAAAAAAGACTCCAAAATAGCTGAATATAACAGCGACTTGTGGTGTAGGTTGGACGATCTCTATAGTTGAGACAATCTGAgctcctttctttttattcatGGCTAATTACTTGCAGTGGGGACTTCTATTCTCTCCCGCCCTGAAGCCGTTTGCGAGCACTGTCTACACAATACATGCACCGGTCGCGATCCCGATGGCAAAACATACGCGGCCTCTGGCCTTATCGTCCCCGACTGCCGCCTCGATGATCGCTTCAAGTCGCGAGTATATGTAAAGTCCGAACCAGGTGTGCGCTTCTACGCTGGCGTACCCATCTTCTCACGAAAAGGATACAAGGTCGGAGCGTACGCTGTTTCAGACGAGCAACCGCGCGATGGACTATCAATCGAGGATGTGAAGTTTATGCAGAGTGTTTCGCAAGCTATCACTGAACATTTAGAATGGGCACGCGACCGTGTTGACAGGTTCAAAGGCGAACGCATCGTTCGAGGACTAGCGACCTTCATCGAAGGCTGCTCAAGTGACGACCCTATCTTGTCAAAGGAGGATCAGCCTCAGAGACCCTCGATTAAACGTCCCCCAGGCATGACTATAACGGCGACGAGACGCTCCTCTTTGCATAACACCATGCGCAAGGTCGATCCTGACTCGAACCAACAATCTCAGAAAGCTACGTCACCGCCTCGCAAGCACAAGCCACAGACGGACGGTTTATCAAGAATGTACCATCGAGCGGCCGATAACCTGCGATCTGCAATACTCGCTGATGGAGTTGTACTCTTCGGCGCCACAGCCTCCAACGTTCAGCACCTGACTCGAGCGGTACAGATAGAACAGGGTGGTGCCACGAACGCTGACGGATTCCCGACACAAATCGCTACCGAGCCCGATGCCTTCAGCACAGAGAGCTCCGACTCCGAGACGTCACCGCTGTCAAGACCTTGCAAGCTTCTTGCTTACTCCTTGGCAGATAAGGGCAAGCCCTTGGACCTTGAGCAAGGTCCATCCTTCTCTATTGGAACTCTCGAGAGATATTTTTCACTCTTTCCAAAAGGAAAGACATTTACTTTTACAGAAGAAGGGGCCGGTCTTTCGTCCGATGATGATAGCGCAAGCGATGGTAGCCCTGCTCCCGGCGGAGGGAAAAGCAAGCGACGCAAAGAAAAGATTGACCACAAGGAACTCCTTAAGAAGATTCCCGGGGCAAAGGCTGTTGTCTTCTTGCCATTGTTTGACTACGTCGAAGATAAACTTGTTGGCGGGTGTTTTCTTTGGACGTCGGTGCCGGGCCGCATGATGAACTTGGATGAGGACCTTTCCTACCTACGAGCTTTTGGTAACAGCATTACTAGTCAAATCGGACGAATAAATACACGAAAGAACGAAGCAGCAAAAACTACGTTCATCGCCAGTATGAGTCACGAGTTGCGAAGTCCGCTACATGGCATCTTGGGCGCTGCTGAGTTCCTCAAGGACGCAGTAACCGACTCGTACGAAGTCGGGCTCGTCAACTCGATCGCGACTTGTGGCAAGACACTTCTCGATACCTTGAACCACGTGCTTGACTTCAGCAAGATAAACAATCTCGGCAGCGGAAATTTGAGAAAAGGCGCAAAGCACAGCAAGGTCATTAGCCTCTCTTCTGATTCGATGGAGAGCCTAAATATGACAGCGTCAGTAGACCTCTCTGTTCTTGTCGAGGAAGTTGTCGACGCTGTGGCAACTGGTCACAACTTCAAAAGGCTACCCAGGAAACAACAAGACGATGCGATATTGGGCGGCAAGGATAGCCAAGCAGCCCCAGAACCAGGAAGCGATCATCCTGTATCAATTCTTCTGGATATTAGCCCGAGGGCATCATGGATGGTCAAAACACAGCCTGGCGCCCTTCGAAGGATTGTCATG belongs to Fusarium musae strain F31 chromosome 9, whole genome shotgun sequence and includes:
- a CDS encoding hypothetical protein (EggNog:ENOG41), translating into MAPSRSVSITYVPADCGSIVPGKSKAPQAFRDVGIVSKLKDAGVPSVSEHHALKAPATFSATTFSAGAARNEDINIAVCEDVERTILNNFRVSNGQPDFQLVLGGECCMLPAILSAFWKHADSQSPPQRVGLIYIDADTDLTSPTDPSSIGTFAGMNMAHLVRLPGALPRMEQFSRPSGEPVCDASNTVFFGTNMSLPGNKPEHFKYLFDNNFKVVSSASVAKDPEQRARETLEFLQDKVDIIMVHLDVDSIDPGTFPLANVPNFTGVEFEDMMRALKVLLGSEKVGGLTVAEVNPDHDPGLKMTERLTSHIVEMLAARK
- a CDS encoding hypothetical protein (EggNog:ENOG41), translating into MSSSAELQREREVQGYFQSWQIAQGSSLKVARSVDSISAPSQINDAHTPQPSSDKALSAFAQLAVFRLNVKRCMVSLIDSSHQYILAEATRNLRLGSLEEEPGAKKTDDKKDSKIAEYNSDLWLGTSILSRPEAVCEHCLHNTCTGRDPDGKTYAASGLIVPDCRLDDRFKSRVYVKSEPGVRFYAGVPIFSRKGYKVGAYAVSDEQPRDGLSIEDVKFMQSVSQAITEHLEWARDRVDRFKGERIVRGLATFIEGCSSDDPILSKEDQPQRPSIKRPPGMTITATRRSSLHNTMRKVDPDSNQQSQKATSPPRKHKPQTDGLSRMYHRAADNLRSAILADGVVLFGATASNVQHLTRAVQIEQGGATNADGFPTQIATEPDAFSTESSDSETSPLSRPCKLLAYSLADKGKPLDLEQGPSFSIGTLERYFSLFPKGKTFTFTEEGAGLSSDDDSASDGSPAPGGGKSKRRKEKIDHKELLKKIPGAKAVVFLPLFDYVEDKLVGGCFLWTSVPGRMMNLDEDLSYLRAFGNSITSQIGRINTRKNEAAKTTFIASMSHELRSPLHGILGAAEFLKDAVTDSYEVGLVNSIATCGKTLLDTLNHVLDFSKINNLGSGNLRKGAKHSKVISLSSDSMESLNMTASVDLSVLVEEVVDAVATGHNFKRLPRKQQDDAILGGKDSQAAPEPGSDHPVSILLDISPRASWMVKTQPGALRRIVMNLFGNALKYTALGFVLVSVRAQEISGDSRIDVLIRVTDTGKGMSEDFQQNRLFVPFSQEDSFQPGTGLGLSIVKQIVDSLGGTLEVKSEQDKGTEIEVRLRLEPVPQENPKPEEPMASMVKQLRGRSLVLLEASEDFHSKTITKQVEVRNEALMEIFSSWFNMKAAREVDTDVPKADFYLYCEPPSAKTLEKRFEETAIDGRRNKKAPIIIISLNEEEAAKISRAQTKALARLSDVVEVIPQPCGPRKLAQVFSRCLNRIGEVREDDDNRNLIQSAQTDGKQSNEQNTPDREDATEQMNSKLHQEKNNKLDWAETTTSPLPREKEEQSRFKNDKRNNSQDNEKKESNEELRKEVNNKSSQNTRKQKKPEMPGKAHVLLVDDNKINLNLLTMFMKKCGFSYEEAENGEEAVDTFKKSTIGDAEQGAPVKKHFDYILMDISMPVMNGVEATKRIRKIEAEYKVPRATVFALTGLASADARQDAMSAGVDLFLPKPVKFAELKTMIENN
- a CDS encoding hypothetical protein (EggNog:ENOG41), whose protein sequence is MASTTTHTARSILESFYDAERIYMASPPEERDFNGIAANLSKEVRLKQSSGLPYAGEYTGPDGFQQWAKAMADYFDKVDVQNPEIFEKEGSNRIISLGYLHLKVRKTGEELKYPLCQVIQVDLDAGVIKSIMPFYWDVYALNKAIGYTPEL